In one Shinella zoogloeoides genomic region, the following are encoded:
- a CDS encoding VOC family protein produces MTVSSRTPRPIDHLVLPVSDLAIARDRLSALGFTVARDARHPFGTENCCVFLSDGSYLEPLGIANREECEDAARKGNVFVARDQAFRFRRGLEGFSGIAMATGDAWEDDQRYAAAGLSGGEVLEFSRDMLLPDGTSATGSFRLAFAADLRSPDFFFFASQRILPLPSDRKSLEAHENGVVALAEVVLSEQNPTDFQYLVQEATDEREVEALSFGMSVDTPRGRITVLNDAGLEGFYGISPVAGTDRGLKGQALVFKVTSLADCRRLLEQRGVAFRERDDRLLVPPAPGQGVLFVFGE; encoded by the coding sequence ATGACCGTGAGTTCGAGAACGCCCCGCCCGATTGACCATCTGGTGCTGCCGGTGTCCGACCTCGCAATCGCGCGCGACCGCCTGAGCGCGCTGGGTTTCACCGTCGCCAGGGACGCGCGCCATCCGTTCGGCACGGAAAACTGTTGCGTCTTCCTCTCCGACGGCAGCTATCTGGAACCGCTTGGCATCGCCAATCGGGAGGAATGCGAGGATGCCGCGCGCAAGGGCAATGTCTTCGTCGCGCGCGACCAGGCTTTCCGCTTTCGCCGTGGCCTTGAAGGTTTTTCCGGCATCGCCATGGCGACGGGCGATGCCTGGGAGGACGACCAGCGCTATGCGGCGGCCGGCCTTTCCGGCGGTGAGGTGCTGGAATTTTCCCGCGACATGCTGTTGCCGGACGGCACGAGCGCGACCGGCAGTTTCCGCCTCGCCTTTGCCGCCGACCTGCGCAGCCCCGATTTCTTCTTCTTCGCCTCGCAGCGCATCCTGCCGCTGCCCTCCGATCGCAAGTCGCTGGAGGCGCACGAGAACGGCGTTGTCGCGCTTGCGGAGGTCGTGCTGTCGGAGCAGAATCCGACCGACTTCCAGTATCTGGTGCAGGAGGCGACCGACGAGCGCGAGGTCGAGGCCTTGTCTTTCGGCATGTCGGTGGATACGCCGCGCGGCCGCATCACGGTGCTGAACGATGCCGGTCTCGAAGGTTTCTACGGAATATCGCCGGTCGCCGGCACGGATCGGGGCCTGAAGGGGCAGGCGCTCGTCTTCAAGGTTACCAGCCTTGCCGATTGTCGCCGCTTGCTTGAGCAGCGCGGCGTCGCCTTCCGCGAACGGGACGACCGTCTGCTCGTGCCGCCGGCGCCGGGGCAGGGCGTCCTCTTCGTCTTTGGAGAATGA
- the kdsA gene encoding 3-deoxy-8-phosphooctulonate synthase, which translates to MKTNSTVIVGEGVKKVTFAQDKRFSLIAGPCQMESRDHAYMIAGTLAELCGKLGLGLVYKSSFDKANRTSIAGKRGIGLEKAMEIFADLKKDFGFPVLTDVHTEEQCGLVAGTVDILQIPAFLSRQTDLLVAAAKTGRAINVKKGQFLAPWDMKNVLAKFTESGNPNVLLCERGASFGYNTLVSDMRSLPIMASLGAPVVFDATHSVQQPGGQGGSTGGQREFVETLARAAVAVGIAGLFVETHEDPDNAPSDGPNMVHLKDMPRLLEKLLAFDAIAKG; encoded by the coding sequence ATGAAAACCAATTCCACCGTCATCGTCGGCGAAGGCGTCAAGAAGGTCACCTTCGCGCAGGACAAGCGCTTCTCGCTGATCGCCGGCCCCTGCCAGATGGAAAGCCGCGACCACGCCTACATGATCGCCGGCACCCTCGCTGAACTCTGCGGCAAGCTCGGCCTCGGCCTCGTCTACAAATCGTCCTTCGACAAGGCCAACCGGACGTCGATCGCCGGCAAGCGCGGCATCGGCCTTGAGAAGGCGATGGAAATCTTCGCCGATCTCAAGAAGGATTTCGGCTTTCCGGTGCTGACCGATGTTCACACCGAGGAACAGTGCGGCCTCGTGGCCGGCACGGTCGATATCCTCCAGATCCCGGCCTTCCTGTCGCGCCAGACCGATCTTCTGGTCGCTGCCGCCAAGACCGGCCGTGCGATCAACGTCAAGAAGGGCCAGTTCCTCGCGCCCTGGGACATGAAGAACGTGCTCGCCAAATTCACCGAGAGCGGCAATCCGAACGTGCTCCTGTGCGAGCGCGGCGCCTCCTTCGGCTACAACACGCTCGTCTCCGACATGCGCTCTCTGCCGATCATGGCCTCGCTCGGCGCGCCTGTCGTGTTCGATGCGACCCATTCCGTGCAGCAGCCGGGCGGGCAGGGTGGCTCGACCGGCGGCCAGCGCGAATTCGTGGAGACGCTCGCGCGGGCGGCGGTGGCTGTCGGCATCGCCGGCCTTTTCGTCGAGACGCATGAGGATCCGGACAATGCGCCCTCCGACGGCCCCAACATGGTGCACCTGAAGGACATGCCGCGGCTTCTCGAAAAACTGCTGGCCTTCGACGCGATCGCCAAGGGTTGA
- the eno gene encoding phosphopyruvate hydratase, translating into MTAIIDIIGREILDSRGNPTVEVDVHLEDGSFGRAAVPSGASTGAHEAVELRDGGKRYLGKGVENAVAAVNGEIFEAIGGLDAEDQIQIDQTMIELDGTPNKARLGANAILGVSLAVAKAAAEAANLPLYRYVGGPNARILPVPMMNIINGGAHADNPIDFQEFMIVPVGADNVRDAVRMGSEVFHTLKKQLAADGHNTNVGDEGGFAPGLASAPAALDFIMKSIEKAGYRPGEDMFIALDCASTEFFKDGKYVLEGEGRTLEPGAMADYLAELSAKYPIFSIEDGMAEDDWDGWKALTDKIGKKVQLVGDDLFVTNSARLRDGIKMGVANSILVKVNQIGSLSETLDAVETAHKASYSAVMSHRSGETEDSTIADLAVATNCGQIKTGSLARSDRTAKYNQLIRIEEQLGAQAKYAGRGILRG; encoded by the coding sequence ATGACTGCTATCATCGACATCATCGGCCGCGAGATTCTCGACAGCCGCGGCAACCCCACCGTCGAAGTGGACGTGCACCTCGAGGATGGCAGCTTCGGCCGCGCGGCCGTTCCGTCGGGCGCCTCGACCGGCGCGCATGAAGCCGTCGAACTGCGCGACGGTGGCAAGCGCTACCTCGGCAAGGGTGTCGAGAATGCCGTTGCCGCCGTCAACGGCGAGATCTTCGAGGCGATCGGCGGGCTCGACGCGGAAGACCAGATCCAGATCGACCAGACCATGATCGAACTCGACGGCACGCCGAACAAGGCGCGCCTCGGCGCCAACGCCATTCTCGGTGTGTCGCTCGCTGTCGCCAAGGCTGCCGCGGAAGCGGCCAACCTGCCGCTCTACCGCTATGTCGGCGGTCCGAACGCCCGCATCCTGCCGGTGCCGATGATGAACATCATCAATGGCGGCGCGCATGCCGATAACCCGATCGACTTCCAGGAATTCATGATCGTGCCAGTTGGCGCCGACAATGTACGCGATGCCGTGCGCATGGGCTCTGAAGTCTTCCACACGCTGAAGAAGCAGCTCGCCGCCGACGGCCACAACACCAATGTCGGCGACGAAGGCGGCTTCGCGCCGGGTCTCGCCTCCGCCCCGGCCGCCCTCGACTTCATCATGAAGTCGATCGAGAAGGCCGGCTACCGTCCGGGCGAGGACATGTTCATCGCGCTCGACTGCGCCTCGACCGAATTCTTCAAGGACGGCAAGTATGTGCTGGAAGGCGAAGGCCGCACGCTGGAGCCGGGCGCCATGGCCGATTACCTTGCCGAACTCTCGGCAAAGTACCCGATCTTCTCGATCGAGGACGGCATGGCCGAGGACGACTGGGACGGCTGGAAGGCGCTGACCGACAAGATCGGCAAGAAAGTGCAGCTCGTCGGCGACGACCTCTTCGTGACGAACTCGGCGCGCCTGCGCGACGGCATCAAGATGGGTGTTGCCAACTCGATCCTCGTCAAGGTCAACCAGATCGGCTCGCTCTCCGAAACGCTCGACGCCGTCGAGACCGCGCACAAGGCGAGCTATTCGGCCGTCATGTCGCACCGCTCGGGCGAGACGGAAGATTCCACGATCGCAGATCTGGCGGTCGCCACGAACTGCGGCCAGATCAAGACCGGCTCGCTCGCCCGTTCGGATCGTACCGCCAAGTACAACCAGCTCATCCGCATCGAGGAGCAGCTTGGCGCCCAGGCGAAGTATGCCGGCCGCGGCATCCTGCGCGGCTGA
- a CDS encoding FtsB family cell division protein: protein MWTKHHKKRKFGRLALPVITVAFLSYFGYHSVHGDFGLRGMEDFERQRVERQARLDVLVRQRQILEKEVALMSDGSLERDMLDEKARSYLNMSRNDEIVIFH from the coding sequence ATGTGGACCAAACATCATAAAAAGCGGAAATTCGGCCGGCTGGCACTGCCGGTTATTACGGTCGCATTCCTTTCCTACTTCGGCTATCATTCCGTCCATGGTGACTTCGGTCTGCGCGGAATGGAGGATTTCGAGCGACAGAGAGTAGAGCGACAGGCGCGTCTGGACGTGCTCGTGCGGCAGCGCCAGATCCTGGAAAAAGAGGTCGCCCTGATGAGTGACGGCTCGCTTGAACGCGATATGCTGGACGAGAAGGCGCGCTCGTATCTCAACATGTCGCGGAACGACGAAATCGTCATTTTCCACTGA
- the pdhA gene encoding pyruvate dehydrogenase (acetyl-transferring) E1 component subunit alpha, whose product MAPRKTASTSSRKTAAKPAKKDFTGGTIAEFSKEDDLKAYREMLLIRRFEEKAGQLYGMGFIGGFCHLYIGQEAVVVGMQLALKEGDQVITGYRDHGHMLACGMSARGVMAELTGRRGGLSKGKGGSMHMFSKEKHFYGGHGIVGAQVSLGTGLAFANRYRGNDNVSLAYFGDGAANQGQVYESFNMAALWKLPVIYVIENNRYAMGTAVSRASAQTDFSQRGASFNIPGFQVDGMDVRAVKAAADEAVEHCRSGKGPVILEMQTYRYRGHSMSDPAKYRSKDEVQKMRSEHDPIEQVRARLLENNWASEDDLKQIDKDVRDIVADSADFAQSDPEPDVSELYTDILL is encoded by the coding sequence ATGGCTCCGCGTAAAACCGCGTCCACGTCCAGCCGCAAGACTGCGGCAAAGCCTGCGAAGAAAGACTTCACTGGCGGCACCATCGCCGAATTCTCCAAGGAAGACGATCTCAAAGCCTATCGCGAGATGCTGCTGATCCGGCGTTTCGAGGAAAAGGCCGGCCAGCTCTACGGCATGGGCTTCATCGGCGGCTTCTGTCACCTTTACATCGGCCAGGAAGCTGTCGTCGTCGGCATGCAGCTGGCACTGAAGGAAGGTGATCAGGTCATCACCGGCTATCGCGACCACGGCCACATGCTCGCTTGCGGCATGAGCGCGCGCGGCGTGATGGCGGAGCTGACCGGACGCCGCGGCGGCCTTTCCAAGGGCAAGGGCGGCTCCATGCACATGTTCTCCAAGGAAAAGCACTTCTACGGCGGCCATGGCATCGTCGGCGCGCAGGTCTCGCTCGGCACTGGCCTCGCCTTCGCCAACCGCTACCGCGGCAACGACAACGTCTCGCTCGCCTATTTCGGTGACGGCGCCGCCAACCAGGGCCAAGTCTACGAGAGCTTCAACATGGCGGCGCTCTGGAAGCTGCCGGTGATCTACGTGATCGAGAACAACCGCTACGCCATGGGCACGGCCGTCTCGCGCGCCTCCGCCCAGACCGACTTCTCGCAGCGCGGCGCTTCCTTCAACATCCCCGGCTTCCAGGTGGATGGCATGGACGTGCGCGCGGTCAAGGCCGCCGCCGACGAGGCCGTCGAACATTGCCGCTCCGGCAAGGGTCCGGTCATCCTCGAAATGCAGACCTACCGCTATCGCGGCCACTCCATGTCCGACCCGGCGAAGTACCGCTCGAAGGACGAGGTGCAGAAGATGCGCTCCGAGCACGACCCGATCGAGCAGGTGCGTGCCCGTCTTCTGGAAAACAACTGGGCAAGCGAAGACGATCTCAAGCAGATCGACAAGGACGTCCGTGACATCGTCGCCGACAGCGCCGATTTCGCGCAGTCCGATCCGGAGCCGGATGTATCCGAACTCTACACCGACATCCTGCTGTAA
- a CDS encoding pyruvate dehydrogenase complex E1 component subunit beta, whose amino-acid sequence MPIEILMPALSPTMEEGTLSKWVKNEGDTVKSGDVIAEIETDKATMEVEAVDEGVIGKILIAAGTEGVKVNTAIAVLLQDGESADSVAAPKAAAAEKPAEAAAPAAPAPAAAAPVPAAPKGETAADPDIPAGTEMVMTTVREALRDAMAEEMRRDDNVFVMGEEVAEYQGAYKITQGLLQEFGARRVIDTPITEHGFAGVGVGAAMTGLKPIVEFMTFNFAMQAIDQIINSAAKTLYMSGGQMGAPMVFRGPNGAAARVAAQHSQCYAAWYSQIPGLKVVMPYTAADAKGLLKAAIRDPNPVIFLENEILYGQSFEVPKMDDFVLPIGKARIHKKGNDVTVVSFGIGMTYAIKAIAELEKEGIDVELIDLRTIRPMDLPTVIESVKKTGRLVTVEEGYPQSSVGTEIATRVMQQAFDYLDAPILTIAGKDVPMPYAANLEKLALPNVGEVVQAVKTVCYK is encoded by the coding sequence ATGCCAATCGAAATTCTCATGCCCGCCCTGTCTCCGACCATGGAGGAGGGCACGCTCTCCAAGTGGGTCAAGAACGAGGGTGACACCGTCAAGTCCGGCGACGTCATCGCCGAGATCGAAACCGACAAGGCGACGATGGAAGTCGAAGCCGTCGATGAAGGCGTGATCGGCAAGATCCTGATCGCCGCCGGCACCGAAGGCGTCAAGGTCAACACGGCGATCGCCGTGCTGCTGCAGGATGGCGAAAGCGCCGATTCGGTCGCGGCCCCCAAGGCCGCCGCCGCCGAAAAGCCTGCGGAAGCCGCCGCGCCTGCTGCTCCGGCTCCGGCCGCCGCAGCGCCGGTTCCGGCCGCGCCGAAGGGCGAGACCGCCGCCGATCCGGATATTCCGGCCGGCACCGAAATGGTGATGACGACAGTGCGCGAAGCGCTGCGCGACGCTATGGCGGAAGAAATGCGCCGCGACGATAACGTCTTCGTCATGGGCGAGGAAGTCGCCGAATACCAGGGCGCCTACAAGATCACGCAGGGCCTGCTGCAGGAATTCGGCGCCCGCCGCGTCATCGATACGCCGATCACCGAGCACGGCTTTGCCGGCGTCGGCGTCGGCGCGGCCATGACCGGCCTGAAGCCGATCGTCGAGTTCATGACCTTCAACTTCGCCATGCAGGCGATCGACCAGATCATCAACTCGGCCGCCAAGACGCTTTACATGTCGGGCGGCCAGATGGGCGCGCCGATGGTCTTCCGCGGCCCGAACGGCGCGGCGGCCCGCGTGGCGGCCCAGCATTCGCAGTGCTATGCCGCCTGGTACAGCCAGATCCCCGGCCTCAAGGTCGTCATGCCCTATACGGCTGCCGACGCGAAGGGTCTCCTGAAGGCGGCCATCCGCGATCCGAACCCGGTCATCTTCCTCGAAAACGAAATCCTCTACGGCCAGAGCTTCGAAGTGCCGAAGATGGACGATTTCGTGCTGCCGATCGGCAAGGCGCGCATCCACAAGAAGGGTAACGACGTTACCGTCGTCTCCTTCGGCATCGGCATGACCTATGCCATCAAGGCGATCGCCGAACTCGAGAAGGAAGGCATCGACGTCGAGCTGATCGACCTGCGCACCATCCGCCCGATGGACCTGCCGACGGTCATCGAATCGGTCAAGAAGACCGGCCGTCTCGTCACCGTCGAGGAAGGCTATCCGCAGTCCTCCGTCGGCACCGAGATCGCAACCCGCGTCATGCAGCAGGCCTTCGACTATCTCGATGCGCCGATCCTGACGATCGCCGGCAAGGACGTCCCGATGCCCTACGCCGCGAACCTCGAAAAGCTGGCCTTGCCGAATGTCGGCGAAGTCGTCCAGGCGGTCAAAACCGTCTGCTACAAGTAA
- a CDS encoding pyruvate dehydrogenase complex dihydrolipoamide acetyltransferase — protein sequence MPINITMPALSPTMEEGNLAKWLVKEGDTVKSGDVIAEIETDKATMEVEAVDEGTVAKIVVPAGTEGVKVNTLIAILAAEGEDVSAAAAGGGSAPKAEAKAPEAKAEAPKEAEKPAAAAAPAAAASAGPAPARDGNRVFSSPLARRIAKEAGIDISAVSGSGPHGRVVKSDVEKAAASGGAKPAAAAAPAAAASAAPAAAPKGMSEEAVLKLFEQGSYELVPHDGMRKTIAKRLQESKQTIPHFYVSVDVELDALLALRAQLNDSAPRKEDKPAYKLSVNDMVIKAMALALRDVPDANVSWTDSNMVKHKHADVGVAVSIPGGLITPIIRKAETKTLSTISNEMKDLGKRAKERKLKPEEYQGGTTAVSNMGMMGVSNFAAVVNPPHATILAVGAGTERVVVKKGEMVIVNAMTVTLSTDHRCVDGALGAELLGAFKRYIENPMGMLV from the coding sequence ATGCCGATCAACATCACGATGCCGGCGCTCTCGCCCACCATGGAAGAGGGCAATCTGGCCAAGTGGCTCGTCAAGGAAGGCGACACCGTGAAATCCGGTGACGTCATCGCCGAGATCGAGACCGACAAGGCAACGATGGAAGTCGAAGCCGTCGACGAAGGCACGGTCGCCAAGATCGTCGTGCCGGCCGGTACGGAAGGCGTGAAGGTCAACACCCTCATCGCCATCCTCGCCGCTGAGGGCGAGGACGTCTCGGCCGCTGCTGCCGGCGGCGGTTCCGCGCCGAAGGCGGAAGCCAAGGCGCCCGAAGCCAAGGCGGAAGCGCCGAAGGAAGCCGAAAAGCCGGCGGCTGCCGCCGCTCCGGCCGCGGCCGCCTCGGCAGGACCGGCCCCGGCCAGGGACGGCAACCGCGTCTTCTCCTCGCCGCTCGCCCGCCGTATCGCCAAGGAAGCCGGGATCGACATTTCCGCGGTTTCCGGCTCCGGTCCGCATGGCCGCGTGGTCAAGAGCGACGTCGAGAAGGCCGCGGCCTCCGGCGGTGCCAAGCCCGCCGCTGCAGCAGCGCCGGCCGCTGCCGCGTCCGCAGCCCCTGCCGCCGCGCCGAAGGGCATGTCGGAAGAGGCGGTGCTCAAGCTGTTCGAGCAGGGCTCCTACGAGCTCGTGCCGCATGACGGCATGCGCAAGACCATCGCCAAGCGCCTGCAGGAATCCAAGCAGACGATCCCGCACTTCTACGTCTCGGTCGACGTGGAGCTCGACGCGCTGCTGGCGCTGCGCGCCCAGCTCAACGATTCGGCGCCGCGCAAGGAAGACAAGCCGGCCTACAAGCTCTCGGTCAACGACATGGTGATCAAGGCCATGGCGCTCGCGCTGCGCGACGTGCCGGATGCCAACGTCTCCTGGACCGACAGCAACATGGTCAAGCACAAGCACGCGGATGTCGGCGTCGCCGTCTCCATCCCGGGTGGCCTGATCACGCCGATCATCCGCAAGGCGGAAACGAAGACGCTCTCCACCATCTCCAATGAGATGAAGGACCTCGGCAAGCGCGCCAAGGAACGCAAGCTGAAGCCGGAAGAGTACCAGGGCGGCACGACCGCGGTGTCCAACATGGGCATGATGGGCGTCTCGAACTTCGCCGCCGTCGTCAACCCGCCGCATGCGACGATCCTCGCAGTTGGTGCGGGGACGGAGCGGGTCGTGGTCAAGAAGGGCGAGATGGTCATTGTCAACGCGATGACGGTCACGCTCTCCACCGACCACCGCTGCGTCGATGGTGCGCTCGGCGCCGAGCTTCTCGGAGCCTTCAAGCGTTACATCGAGAACCCGATGGGGATGCTCGTCTGA
- a CDS encoding SGNH/GDSL hydrolase family protein, translated as MKTVLCYGDSLTWGYNAETLDRHAFEDRWPSVLAKALGPGVTVIAEGLNGRTTAYDDHLADCDRNGARILPTILHSHDPIDLVILLLGANDMKPAICGTAFGAVQGMERLAELVRHHAWSFGAQEGPEILMVSPPPLSETANTAFAAMFAGGVEQSAMLATLYADLADEIGCGFFDAGSVAQTTPLDGVHLDAANTRAIGKGIEPVVRMMLGL; from the coding sequence ATGAAGACGGTTCTCTGCTACGGCGACAGCCTGACCTGGGGCTACAACGCGGAAACGCTCGACCGGCACGCCTTCGAGGATCGCTGGCCGAGCGTGCTCGCCAAGGCCCTGGGGCCCGGCGTCACCGTGATCGCGGAGGGCCTCAACGGCCGCACCACCGCCTATGACGACCACCTGGCGGATTGCGACCGCAACGGCGCGCGCATTCTGCCGACCATCCTGCACAGCCACGATCCGATCGACCTCGTCATTCTCCTGCTAGGTGCCAACGACATGAAGCCGGCCATCTGCGGCACGGCCTTCGGCGCTGTGCAGGGCATGGAGCGGCTGGCGGAGCTGGTGCGCCACCACGCCTGGTCGTTCGGCGCGCAGGAGGGGCCGGAGATACTGATGGTCTCGCCGCCACCGCTCAGCGAGACCGCCAACACCGCCTTCGCGGCGATGTTCGCCGGCGGCGTGGAGCAGTCGGCCATGCTGGCGACGCTCTATGCGGACCTAGCGGACGAGATCGGCTGCGGCTTCTTCGATGCGGGCTCGGTGGCGCAAACGACACCGCTCGACGGCGTGCATCTCGATGCGGCGAACACGCGGGCGATCGGCAAGGGTATCGAGCCGGTCGTGCGCATGATGCTCGGACTTTAA